A genomic window from Diospyros lotus cultivar Yz01 chromosome 2, ASM1463336v1, whole genome shotgun sequence includes:
- the LOC127795313 gene encoding AP2-like ethylene-responsive transcription factor At1g16060, which yields MTKLSQQNMKKNLKNPTNSSASATSTKPKRTRKTVPRDSPPQRSSIYRGVTRHRWTGRYEAHLWDKNCWNESQNKKGRQVYLGAYDDEEAAAHAYDLAALKYWGRETILNFPLTTYEKELIEMEGTSREEYIGSLRRKSSGFSRGVSKYRGVARHHHNGRWEARIGRVFGNKYLYLGTYATQEEAAIAYDMAAIEYRGVNAVTNFNLSRYIKWLKPNSNNNTNNSNPNVEPNFITPTNPNHELGLSLDRYNQEPFSIVNEVGPGPTPPRPTTATTALGLLLQSSKFKEMMEMTSTITECPADPQESFSPHCSFPNDIQTHFEAQDFGLYGEGDDAIFGELNSFMFDG from the exons ATGACGAAGTTATCACAGCAAAACATGAAGAAAAATCTCAAGAACCCTACTAACAGCTCCGCTTCGGCGACGTCGACGAAGCCCAAGAGGACTAGGAAGACTGTCCCCAGAGATTCGCCTCCTCAGCGTAGCTCCATTTACAGAGGTGTTACCAG GCATCGATGGACTGGGAGATATGAAGCTCATTTGTGGGACAAGAACTGCTGGAATGAATCACAGAACAAGAAAGGAAGACAAG TCTATCTCG GTgcctatgatgatgaagaagctGCCGCTCATGCTTACGATTTGGCAGCACTGAAATACTGGGGCCGAGAAACCATTCTAAACTTTCCG TTAACGACGTACGAGAAAGAACTGATAGAAATGGAAGGGACATCCAGAGAAGAATACATTGGATCATTGAGGAg GAAGAGCAGTGGCTTCTCTAGAGGAGTGTCAAAGTATAGGGGAGTTGCAAG GCATCACCATAATGGAAGATGGGAAGCTAGGATTGGCAGAGTTTTTGGCAACAAATACCTTTATCTTGGAACATAtg CTACCCAAGAAGAAGCAGCAATTGCATATGATATGGCAGCTATCGAGTACAGAGGAGTCAATGCCGTTACCAACTTTAACCTTAGTCGTTACATAAAATGGTTAAAACCCAACAGCAATAATAATACTAACAATTCAAACCCCAATGTCGAACCAAACTTCATTACACCAACCAACCCTAACCACGAGCTCGGATTAAGCCTCGACCGCTACAATCAAGAGCCCTTCTCGATCGTTAACGAAGTCGGTCCAGGTCCAACCCCGCCCCGGCCGACCACTGCCACAACAGCCCTTGGGCTTCTGCTCCAGTCATCGAAATTTAAGGAAATGATGGAGATGACCTCGACAATAACCGAGTGCCCGGCTGACCCTCAGGAGTCTTTTTCGCCACACTGCAGCTTCCCGAATGACATCCAAACGCACTTTGAGGCTCAAGACTTTGGGCTGTATGGTGAAGGAGACGATGCTATATTTGGAGAGCTCAACTCATTCATGTTTGATGGTTAG